A region of the Clostridiales bacterium genome:
AGTATCTTAAACAAAATTTCAAGGCGTGGTTATGGGGTAATAAATAATCATTGTCCAAAACAGTAACTAATGATGTTTTGTATACCGCATACAACCATTCTTTTTTTCTAATTGATTTATCAAAACTTTCAAGTTCGCGTTTTTTGACCTTTTTAGCGGTTTTTTCATTAAGACTCGCTAAGTTTATTATATTCTTGACTTGGTACTTATTATTTTTGTTTTCCTATCCTTATTTTTCTTGTGTGGCGGTTTGGGCAAGGAAGTCTATGCGGTAGCGGATGGCGCCAAAGTCTTGGATTACGGTGGCGCTAGTGATGCGGATCGCCAAGATGACGCAGTCTTTGTGGTTTTCATCGTTGGCGTGTTCATACCAAGCGGCAAACGCAGCGCGAAGTTTGGCCCTTAGTTCGGAATTTTTGGGGTCTAGGACCCAGCCCAAATTTTCGCCGATTCCGTGCCCATAAAACCATTGGTTGCTGGCCGCGAACGCGACTTCAGGGTTTTGGGATATTTGGCGCATCTTGGCCGAGCTTGCCGAAGTGGTAACATAAAACGCGCCGTCTTCATAAAACCCGTCCACCTCGCGAACATAAGGGCGGGGCTTGCCGTCCTCGCCTATCCCGATAGTCGCAAGCGAGATAATGTTGTCTTTCCCTTTGCCGCACCTTTCCTCAATAATTTTTAACACCTCTTGGAACATGCTCATTTTTCCCCTTCTTGTGTTTTTTAAAATTAATAGCTTCGTATTTTTTAAAAAAATGATTTGCGATATAACGCTTAACAAAAATATTGCGGGCAAAATATTAGGTTATTTTTGAAAGAACATCGCGGACAAGAAAGCGGTCAGCGCTGTAAGAATTCCGCAAAGCAAAGGCAAGCCTAAAAAAGCAAGAACATTAAAATCAAAACAGTTTAAAAAGGCAAGCAAGAAATTATTAATCGTCGTATC
Encoded here:
- a CDS encoding pyridoxamine 5'-phosphate oxidase family protein; protein product: MSMFQEVLKIIEERCGKGKDNIISLATIGIGEDGKPRPYVREVDGFYEDGAFYVTTSASSAKMRQISQNPEVAFAASNQWFYGHGIGENLGWVLDPKNSELRAKLRAAFAAWYEHANDENHKDCVILAIRITSATVIQDFGAIRYRIDFLAQTATQEK